A region of Capra hircus breed San Clemente chromosome 11, ASM170441v1, whole genome shotgun sequence DNA encodes the following proteins:
- the FCN1 gene encoding ficolin-1 has product MELGGAAGALGPAGLLLLGLCFGTLAAQAADTCPEVKLVGLEGSDKLSILRGCPGLPGAPGPKGEAGAGGLKGERGLPGVPGKAGPAGPKGSTGAKGEKGARGEKGEPGQLDSCATGPRTCKELLTRGHFLSGWHTIYLPDCRPLTVLCDMVTDGGGWTVFQRRTDGSVDFFRTWIAYKQGFGSQLGEFWLGNDNIHALTAQGTSELRVDLMDFEGNHRFAKYQSFRMGDEAEKYKLVLGAFVEGSAGDSLTDHGDHFFSTKDRDNDESSSNCAVQFQGAWWYHSCHSSNLNGRYLKGPHTSYANGINWKSWGRYNYSYKVSEMKLRLT; this is encoded by the exons ATGGAGCTGGGAGGAGCggctggggccctggggcccGCTGGCCTGCTCCTCCTGGGCCTGTGCTTTGGGACCCTCGCCGCCCAGGCTGCAGACACCTGTCCAG AGGTGAAGCTGGTGGGTCTGGAGGGCTCCGACAAGCTGTCCATCCTCCGAGGCTGCCCAGGGCTGCCCGGAGCCCCAGGGCCCAAGGGAGAGGCGGGCGCCGGTGGACTGAAGG GAGAACGAGGTTTGCCTGGAGTCCCTGGGAAGGCAGGGCCGGCCGGACCCAAAGGAAGCACAG GAGCCAAAGGGGAGAAGGGTGCACGTGGAGAGAAAG GAGAGCCGGGGCAGCTTGATTCCTGTGCCACAG gacctcGGACCTGCAAGGAGCTGCTCACCAGGGGGCACTTTCTCAGCGGCTGGCACACCATCTACCTGCCCGACTGCCGGCCCCTGACCGTGCTGTGTGACATGGTCACAGACGGCGGGGGGTGGACC GTCTTTCAGCGGAGGACGGACGGCTCTGTGGACTTCTTCCGCACCTGGATCGCGTACAAGCAGGGCTTCGGCAGTCAGCTGGGCGAGTTCTGGCTGGGGAATGACAACATCCACGCCCTGACCGCCCAGG GAACCAGTGAGCTCCGGGTAGACCTCATGGACTTCGAAGGCAACCACCGATTTGCCAAGTACCAGTCATTCAGGATGGGGGATGAAGCTGAGAAGTACAAGCTGGTCCTGGGAGCCTTTGTGGAGGGCAGCGCAG GCGATTCCCTGACGGACCACGGAGACCACTTCTTCTCCACCAAAGACCGTGACAACGACGAGAGCTCCTCTAACTGTGCCGTGCAGTTCCAGGGGGCCTGGTGGTATCACAGCTGCCACTCCTCCAACCTGAACGGCCGCTACCTCAAGGGGCCGCACACGAGCTATGCCAACGGCATCAATTGGAAGTCATGGGGCCGGTACAACTACAGCTACAAGGTGTCGGAGATGAAGCTGCGGCTCACCTAG